The following DNA comes from Rosa rugosa chromosome 5, drRosRugo1.1, whole genome shotgun sequence.
CATTTGAAATTCCTTGTCTAAGTTGGTTCTTTGTTTTCAATTGCCTTCTATTTCACATAGTAGTACTCAAAAGAACTTTCAATATTTTGTTATTTGTTATTATTCCATCTTCAGGTAACCAGTGTTGGGATTAATACTGAATGGGGATTACTCATGGCTAGCATCTCGGAAGACACTGGTGAAGAAACACCCTTGCAGGTCAGTTTTGATAAACTATTATTCAAAAGTGTTTTGTACATGGTATGCTGTACTAACCTATATTCGACTCTTATTAGGTGCGCTTGAATGGGGTTGCTACCTTCATTGGTGTTGTGGGACTCACAGTAGCTCTCCTCGTCTTATGTGTCCTTTTGGTCAGGTGAATACATCTTAAATATGAATAAAATTTGTCATGGTGTATCCCAGTCATATCCTTTACATATATGTCTCATACGGAATGGACCCAAGCTAAATATATGTGGACTTTTCTGTTAAGTTGACTATTGGATATTCAACTATTATTGAATTTTAAATCATTCATGCTAAATTTGTGTGGATTTGATGACTATGATTTGTTGTGATAATGTTAACATTTTACCAAACTACATATATCTGAGGCCGTATTCGGTATCTGTGTGACTGTTAGTACATTACAGAAACTGACAATTTATGATCATATCACAAATTTTCTGCAGATACTTTACTGGCCATACAACAAATGCAGATGGAACTTCTCAGTTTGTTGCCGGAAAGACAAAATTTGGGAAAGCCATAGATGGAGCCATCAAAATTGTCACTATTGCAGTATGTCAATATCTATGACTTATTGTGTCCTGCTAATCATTTACCAATACATGTGTTCTTGTGCGCGTTCCTGACTAATGGGAAAAATATTATAGGTCACCATTGTAGTAGTTGCTGTTCCTGAAGGCCTCCCCTTAGCTGTTACCTTAACGTAAGTAAGCTGAATCTATGATGCTAAAACTAATGAAAAATATTTTTGGTCGTGGGTCTTTTAATTCTAAATTTGAGCCAAGTATGCAACTCAGGTAGTCGAACCTCATCAAACAAGTTATAGAACTCTATATGTGCATTTTGTGTGTACTATGTATTCTATTATTCATTCATCTTTCATCATTCCTTGTTTTTTCCTCTTGACAGACTTGCTTACTCGATGAGAAAAATGATGGCAGATAAGGCCTTGGTATgtgtatttttcctttttatatgTATACCTTCATTGATTCTGAAGTAGATCGTATGTAACTAAAATGGAATTTAAAAATGTAGGTACGTAGGCTTTCTGCATGTGAAACAATGGGCTCGGCCACTACTATATGCAGTGATAAGACTGGTACCTTAACTTTGAACCAGGTGGGCTATATTAGACTCtaattattttccttatattattcatATTTTTTGGGAAGGTTTCGACCTCCTATTAGTTAGATTACTGCAGATGATGAGCTAAATGTCAACCCTATTggatgattttttgtttttgttttgagtgtaGATGACTGTGGTCGAGTCTTGTGCATGTTTGAAGAAAGTCAATGACTCTGATGGCAAGCCAGACTTGTCACCAAAGATATCGTCTTTGATTATTGAAGGCATAGCTCAGAATACAACTGGCAATGTTTATGTGCCTGAGGTATGCATAGAAGTATTTGTCTTGCTTCTCTGTGTACGGTTAGTCTCTGGTAGGATATTAAGCTTTTCCGACTGTAGTAAAATAATTTATGTTTTGTGGccgtttctttttttttttgttagactGGTGGTGATGTAGAGGTTACTGGATCACCAACGGAGAAGGCAATTCTGCAGTGGGCACTCAAGGTTCTTTTTTGTTCGgtctttcaatttcatttcatGTCAGTTCTTGTTGGTAACTTTTAAAAACTGTTTGATATTGAACCTTATTTGCAGCTTGGGATGAATTTTGAAGCCACCAGGTCTCAATCTTCAATTCTTCATGTGTTCCCATTCAACTCCGAGAAAAAACGAGGCGGTGTAGCAGTTAAATTGGTAGAGTTGACTGATTATTCTTGGTTACAGTCACTTGATTGAGTTTCTGCATCAGATTTCTTAAGGATTACTTATTGTATGCTAGTTGTGGTTGTGCTTGCACTTTAGATAATATATTTTCAGTTCTATAATAGTTTCACAACCTGAGCATTGTTGTGCCTCTTGGGCATCTCGTAAAGTGAAAGACATATATTAGAATTTCATTACATTAGACGGAAAAGGATGGCATTTTAATTATTCCCattaactgttgtgtgattctCTCTCTGTATATACAGCCAAACAATGAAGTTCATATACACTGGAAAGGGGCTGCTGAAATAATCTTGGCCTCATGCACAAGATATATTGAGGACAATGATCAGGTGGTAGCAATGGACGACAACAAGGTTGGCTTTTACAGAAACAACGTAGTtgttaacacacacacacacacacacacagactaAAGATACACCATTCTGAttatttgtttatattttaatttttcccAGCTGAGTGATTTTCACATGTTAACTTAATTTTTCAATCTCAACTTTTCCTTGAGCCAAAAGAAAATTGTAACTGGTCCAGAATTTAAACCATTTCAAAGAATATGACAAATAAGGACttatttgtttgtgttttaaatGGTGGGGTTGTTTACTTGTTTATACTTCATAAATTTTGTTAAATGCTCCTTCTAATAAGATATGCCTTTGTTTGCAGCTTATGCTTTTCAGGAAATCTATTGAGGATATGGCTGTTGGTAGTTTGCGTTGTGTTGCTATAGCATATTTACCATATGAATTGGAAAATGTTCCAACTGGTGAACAACAATTAGCTGATTGGGCCATGCCTGCAGATGACCTTGTTTTACTTGCTATTGTTGGTATAAAGGTAGTGCCTCCACAAGTTCACACATACGCACATGGACACATAGTTGATGCATTGCTACTTTTTGAAAGCTAATTGGGAGTCCTACTGTGATATACAATTATTTTGCTAGGTTTACACCTCTAGCTTGTTTTCCTCTATTTTGCAAATTGATTGGTTCAGGTGAGGGTTGTGGACTGATAGCTGTCGTTTTATCCTAGTTTTCATTCTGGTTTGATGTTCCGCTTGATTGTATCTGATACATTTTTATGCAATTATAATGCTTCCTACAAAACAAAACAGCTCTGCTTTTGGTGGTAGGCAGTCTAGTATTGTTTTCTGGGCTCCTATGTTTAGCTGTTATTTCcatactgatttttttttttctttccaaatagatTTCAGTAAGTTTAACTTGTGTATCCACTCTATATTGAAAAAATGCAGGATCCTTGTCGACCAGGAGTCGCAGATGCAGTGAGACTATGCCAAAATGCTGGCGTTAAGGTATACTTCAACTCATTCCAAATATACTGTAAATGTTTATTCTTCAAACGAAGGGATGTTTACATCTGATTAAGATAGGGTTCAGGGACTAGATTTTCTCAGCTTTGTTTAGCGTCTCTTGCTCCAATGGGCCATTTTCCCTTTGTTAACCGATCATTTATAGGGTTTCCATAACTACTTAGCGGGGATTTCTTTTAATTAGACATGCTATAAAAGCAGCACTTGGATTTTGGGTTGGAGTTTTATGTTTCCCTTCCAATTTTATATATGTGATAGGTACGCATGGTTACTGGAGACAATGTTCAGACTGCAAAGGCAATAGCATTGGAATGTGGTATACTGCGTGCTGATTCAGATCTTAGTGAGCTTCTAATTGAAGGGAAAGACTTCCGTGAGCTTTCTGATAGGCGCAGAGAAGAGGTTGCTGAGAAAATCTCGGTAAGATCGGAGTAATGGATTATCTACTTGTTTATTATCTTGAATCAACTGATGCTTGTGCGTATATAAAacgatttatttattatttattttatgtatagGTAATGGGACGATCCTCTCCTAATGATAAGCTTCTGCTTGTGCAAGCGCTAAGGAGAAGGGGACATGTTGTTGCTGTTACTGGAGATGGCACTAATGATGCTCCTGCACTACATGAGGTTTGattctttttttacttttattttaattatgtttTTCGATTCTTTGGTAAGTTGTATTGTCATTTTTACTCGAGTGTTCTAGGTTAtaatggtttggtttttttttttttttttaccaggCCGACATTGGTCTTGCTATGGGTATTCAAGGTACTGAGGTTGCCAAAGAGAGTTCTGATATCATTATCTTGGATGACAATTTTGCTTCAGTTGTGAAGGTTAGTATTTATATTTAACCTTTTGTTTTCAAGTTTATGTTGCTCTTTAGTTTCAGCGGTCATAACTTCTCTAGTTAAAGTAGTGATCATGAGATTTGATATGCGTGAGGCCTGCAATTCCAATCTAAGGCCCCGAGTTTGGGAGAGTTGGATATGAacagttttgttttttgttgctgtcgttattattattattgttgttATCTTTATTGTGATTCTTAATCTTATTCTCTAATGCTGATTCATATATAATTGAAATTTGCTTGATTGGTGTAGGTTGTCAGATGGGGACGTTCTGTATATGCAAATATTCAGAAATTCATCCAATTCCAACTCACTGTCAATGTTGCCGCACTTGTTATCAATGTTGTGGCAGCGATTTCCTCTGGTGCAGTACCACTAAATGCTGTTCaggttctttctctctctctctctctcacacacacacacacacacatttataTCTTCATTTGTGCACCTGTTGATGTGTCTTTGCTTCTGGTTTGTCTAGCTTCTGTGGGTGAATCTTATAATGGATACTCTTGGAGCACTAGCATTGGCTACTGAGCCTCCTACGAATCATCTGATGGACAGACAACCTGTTGGTCGAAGGTAAGACTTCTTTGAGGGTGTTCACCTTTTATACTCAGTTACTTACAGTGGTTGAAGGACATACCACTGTAATTGGCCTGTATTGATTGAAACTTCATGACCTTCAAGCAAAGCTAAATTTGGCTGGGCTGTTCACCTCTCTGATTTTAACGTTATGGTTTTACAGGGAACCGCTGATAACTAATATAATGTGGAGGAACTTATTGATTCAGGTACATGTTTTTTCTCAATTTCCTCAAGCAAAAGTAGTTGTTATTCCTGTCCTCGTGTTTTGTTTTATTGCAGAATATGCCAATGTTTAATGTTTTTTGGTTATTCCAACACAGGCTATCTACCAAATTACTGTCCTTCTTATCTTTAATTTCCGAGGGAAAAGTATTCTCAATCTGGAACATGATTCTACTGACCATGCAGACAAAGTGAAGAACACACTGATATTCAATACATTTGTCCTTTGTCAAGTAAGTCCTTACCTGTTACTGAAAAGTAGTTTATATTTCCATTGTATTCTGGCATCCACAcatgtattgtgttgaattctTTCTTTAAAATGACCATAAAAGATCCATAATAAATGGTTTATATCTCTGTTTCAACAAGGGCACATTTGTGGCTTGTTTTGGGAGTATACCTGTATAATTGAGTTTTAGTTGTATTTTTCACTTGTTCTTTCTGCTATGGTATGTTACTCTACTTAAATAAAATTTCATTGTGCCAATTGCagattttcaatgaattcaaTGCCAGGAAGCCAGATGAATTCAACATATTCAAAGGAATTACCAAAAATTATCTCTTTATGGGAATAATCGCAGTGACACTTGTACTTCAGGTGAGACCTATAtcctcttgtttttgttttggggcCTTAATGGTACTGGCAGTGGTTTaaaattttcttgtttttatatAGATTCTCATTGTCGAGTTTCTGGGGAAGTTTACTACAACAGTCCGGCTTAACTGGAAGCATTGGTTGATTTCTGTTGTCATCGCATTTATCAGGTAACTCCATAACGAAACTGGTATTGACTGCAAGTCTGATTCGTGCTATTGTTATCATAAAAGAAACACAAATGTGTTAGCTGTTTCACTTTATATTTACATAATTTTGAAATTCATAgtactcttttcttttcttgcagtTGGCCTCTTGCTGTTGTTGGGAAGTTTATTCCAGTACCTGAAACTCCTTTCCACAAGTATTTCACTAGGAGTCCTCCCTTTAAGTTTATCACCCGAATATTCCATTGGCgaagagagagagcagaggTGAGAGCATTAAGCTGTGTACATGTTTTTGAGCTTCAAATTATTGTTTATCCGTGTTTTACCAGCttctgatttatttatttattttttaattgctTATCTTTCAGGGTAGTCAGTAGGAAGTGTGGAGTACTAAGCATCACGGTTTTTGTGGATTTCCATTTTGTTTTTGGCTAACATGGCGAAGCATTTTTTTCACGGAACGTCAAATCTTCTGTTGAGTAGGTGATTATATTtgatgagagagaagaaagaggccgGTGACAAACCTTTCACTACCAGGATGTTAGCAGAGCATGGAAGTGGAACAAGTTTTACCTGATGATGAATTTAGAGTGCGTGGTGCTCTGAAGCGGCGGTGCTGACTGCATCTTGACGGCGCTGGCCAGGAGCGGAACATGGACACGACAATGGAGGGAGGCACTTATGATGACGTCCTGGAGGAAAACGACCTACATTTTGGTTTGTTGATGAAAGCGAGCACGGTTGAACTGGATGAGACCGGCAGTTATCATCAAAATCAGTTTTCATCCGCAGACCGTAGAGCTGAGATCCTATCTCCTGTGTTGGAGGACGCGGGCTATGACACGTCAACTCCGCAGTTTGCATCTCCAATGGATCCTGGGAGAAAAGCAGAAATTACGGCAGTGTATAAAAAGAGAGGTAATGGGCCTGCAAGAGGAAAACAAACCTGGGCCTGAGTCTGTACTTTCGGATGCTCCCAAAACAGGAAAGCATACTGCCTTGAGAGATTCTGTTGTCCATAAGCAGTCTATTCAGCAAGGAAGTCTGGAATCACGTACTTCTATGACAATTAGCAATCAACAAGCCGCCTGGGCCACTGATGTTGTTTCCAAGAAAATGTGAAGAGAGGTTTTTTGGTTGGCAAGCATTCTGGAGGGTGGTGTTTCATTCTGCAAAGAAGAGTTCTTAATGTGCTTCAAATCGTTCCACCGTGATGGGTCCGGTTTCATTTCATCACGAGAAATGAATGTATTATGTTGGAACTGCCATATTGGGAATTCTTGGACAATTAATTCTCTTAAAGGGCTGGTTTCCCTAAATAGTCCCattgttatttttctttgtgAAACTAGGGGGATGTTTGGTATGAAGGACTGGACGGGATTGGCAACAATCGGGACTGTGTTAAATGAGACTCTGCAGTCCCTAAAACACAGCTGAGAGCTTTTACGAGAGTGACGCCAAAACTCATGGGATTGTGGAAGCCTATTATCGTTGGTTCTGCTTTTCGCCTCAGAATTACTCCTGCCATTCTTTTGCTTCAGCCTCCTTCAACAGCTCTTATTCGAGTTCAATTTCATGATCTCTCTTTGCAATGATTATTTTTCACTCTCTCCTTGAACCCCTctaccttcttctttctctatctAATGTATTATAGATGATTTGTTTATGGGTTGTAATTATTTTAAAGGTTTGGTGTCTGGGTAGCTTGGCCTGGTAAGAATTGTATCAATTTcacattttctttctttgtttttttttttcctggtttAAGGATTGGTTTTTGTTGAAGGTTGAGATTTGTCTCTGATTTTTGCATAGTTCCCCAAGGTTTGGTTAATCATTAatgggagaatatcacaaatggtcactgaacTATGAcgtattcgacactttggtcactcaactttcaaatatatcactttggtcactcaagttatatcgtctatcactttagtcattgCCTGTTAAATTGAGGGCAATTTTGTCTAGTCACTATTTTTTTAtaagagaaaattaaaaaaagtctaaaatttactatatactattTCTCAACGcactgttcatcggcttatgAACAGTGACTGCTCTAGCCGAGCCAGCCATGGATGAAAAAGTCGATTTTGCCCATGCGTGCTGTTTCTTGCTTCGACACCTTGAGTGTTGTTTCTTCCTCCGACACCTGGGGTGCAACTCAATGCTATCGTGTCTTTGCCTACTTCACTCCACAGAGAGAGGTAGATAGTGAAGGAAGTGGTGTTGAGAATTGCACAACCGAGCTTAGATTTGGAGAAATTAGCATGTTGTCATCGAGCTTAGGGAGAGAGTTGCAGAGAATAGGTTCTGGGTTTCTGCATGTTGTCATCGAGCTTAGCTTTGGAGAAATTAGCAAAGATGGGTTAAATTTGAGGGCGATTATCAGTAACTTTGTTGTTTTCAGTTGTCGTTATTGCTCGATCGAAAGAGAGATAGGAGCAGAGTATTTTTTTGCATGTTTTCATTCTTCTGAAGTCTACTAAATCCGGGTCCGGCACCGACAATACTTCCAATTCTGAGGTAAACTATTTCAATTTCTTGGTAATTGATTGTTGGGTTCTTCAAAATTGAATCTTTAGTTTTGGTTTGTGGATATGACTTTCGTTTTGCGGGTGATTGAGTATTTTTCTTTAAAACTGCAGTTGTGCTTTTTTGCTGGACTTGCACAGGGAGAGAACAAGGTGTGGACTGCTCTTCTCCATCAAATTGTGACGGCAAATTCTATTTCCAGACTCAGTTTTGTATGAGATAAATTATGGGTTGTGTTGATTATCTTTTGCATGTGTCTCGTTCATCTTTTGtgttttgatttcaattatAGGGTTTTCTTGATAGTTTTGATgttttttaagctgaaattgtcACTTTCTTAACTATTGTAGAAAATTGTAGTTCATGTAAAATATTTCTATGTTTGATTCAGTTTCAAGGTTGGAGTTGATTTTCACGTTTGCGGCTTTATAATCCTTAAAGTCAGAAGAGTTTTAAGGCTTGACATAGTCTAAAAGCCATGTGAGAATGTGTTTCAGTGTGTCTCTAACAATATGAGtatattccaattccaattccttcAAACCTGTTTGGTCTTTCCTTTCATGATATCTGTTTTTCACATTTTTggtttcattttaatttttttttgtgattttaGTCTGAGCTGTATTAGTGCCATCTAAGCTTATTTATTTAGCTGGCAATTTGAATAGTTCTCTGTTTTTTGTAAAATTTTGGGGTTCTGTCAGACAAAGAAATGTGTTATAGGCCTAACTTTGTTTTCAAGAATTGACCCTATAATTTGAAGAAAGCTGTGATTGATTTGTGGCTGTGTTTTGCAGGAGGTTACACATTTGAAAGGGAGATTTGAATAAGTAGATGAAGAACTTAGTGATGGTCATGAACGACCTATAGGCTTTAGGCTTCGATGGCTGCTTGAAGGACGCAGGTTGGGAAGTTGGCTGTGGTTCGTCGCGCATTGTGCAGATACCCCTATCGCGCAAGGTATGCTTAAAGTTGTGTTTGTGTATGAGTGCAGACCGGTTGTTTCTGGAAAATATTGATTGAGTTTTGTGTGAGTTGCAGCAAGTCTTATGTGTTTCTTCTATATATGTCTGTGTATAAATTTGAGCTTTTGATCAATCAGTGATTGGATTTCTCTGTTGGGTTGTGATTTGAAAGAAGTTTTCCATTTTTACTAATAGAATATTGTTCACTAATGCagattctgttttttttttccttcattcttAGTTTTGTAAATtcattctttgttcttttttatcTTGAACAGTTGCTGGGTTTGTTGGTTTAACATTTATTTTACGAATTCTTTCTCTTAGTGGGAATGCAATGACTGAAGCAGAATTTGgtgcaattaaaaaaaaaacaatcaatgaTTATTAAACCAATGAGTCGGGTGACCAGAAAGAAAAGACTCTTATCAATGATCATACTGTTCATATCTGACTGTTCACTACTTTGCTTTTAAGGTTCTGAATGTCTGCCTACCTATCTTCAAAACAAACTCTGTTTTTTATGTTGCTGATCAATCTTTTACTGATGTTGGTATATAGAGTTTGGTAGTCTCATTCAATTTTTGAGATatcattttgtgttttttttttcctccttttgtTTTTACTGTATAAACTTTGTATTCAAGTTAATTTTGGTTGTTTCATAATTAATTTCAGAATCTCATTGTTATTTTGTTTCTGTCTTGCAGATTCTATGCAAAAAAGTCTGCACGTGATTTTGTTGCCACTGTTCCTTTGTATGTTATTCAGTGCTATCTTGATATACTATTTTCATTCAGGTAGAAAGTCTACAGTTTATTAGATAATTGTTACACTCAATTGGTTTGCATAAATGTGGTGATAATGGATTGTCTGACTGCTGCTATTGCCTTATGTAGATTCTGTGCCATTCCACCACTTCATTTTGGGTTTTGTCCCCCTTTTCTCGAGCATTCGATTCAATTCCATATTTCCTCTCAAGCTCTTCTCTATTTGggatccacacacacacacacacaggggGGGTTGTACATATTGAAATATATACATCAATACGGATAAGGTTTATCCAAAACCTAATCTCTTGGCTAACATTAATGTCTTATTTAAATCTATAGTCAATTGGAGGAAGTACAATTTACTCTTAGGTGCATTAACATATTTGCTTTGGAAATATGCAACTAATCATTACAACCATTACCCACAATATTCAGACCATACAGGATGTAGAAACATAGTCCACAAAGCTGTGATATACACATAATCAAATAGGATGTAGATTGATGGAGATGATGGCTTAATGTAGGATGGAGATGCTGGCTTAATGTAGGTTGAAGGGTGCTTAGACATGGTAAGAGGTTAGCCAAGGATTAAAGCCAAAAGTTGTCTTCCTTTGTCCATCGAGGTCTGCATGTTACcaatttgttcttattttgcctCTCTCTTTGCAAAAACGAAATGCTGAGCTTTTATATTTGATCTCACATATTCTAATGGGAGTGGTTCTATTGAGATAACAGGCGCGCTGCTTGCTTTTCTGAGgtactttcttcttcctcaatatTTACTAATTCCACATTTCAATTCTATTTTCATGCTCATGacttcttctgcttcttttaTCTACTCAATTTGAACATTGAAGTAACAACtgctataatatatatatatatatatataaagataaATTTTGTATGGACTATGAGTTATCTGCGTAAGATTAATCTGTACAGTGTATCATTAGTACTTTTGCATTGAATCCAACCGATGAAATGGAATGCCTTCAATTTTGTAGGGAAAGAAACTGCTTTTGTTTCATTCTATTTTTATCTAATTATTGACTGTGAATCCTCTTTTCTCCTTTCAAAATCTACAATTTTCTTATTCAGTTCAGATTATGGGGCTTTATGTCAAAATGAGGTTGTTATTAGAGTTTGAGTTGATAGGTTTGTGAGGCCAAGTTTACAACAATCATACAACTATTCAGATCACTCTGAAAAGTTCAGTTTTTTGTGTTCTGGGTTTTATTCAAATGGTCAAATTCTGGGGCTTTATGTAAAATGTAGTTGTAGAAAGTAATCTATATGTGATAAGAAACTTATTGTCAGAGTCTGACATAATCGGTGTGTGAGGTCAGGTTTACTACAATTATACAACTACTTTGTTAAGCTTATTTGGTTATTATctgattttctatttttattggcATTACTATAGTGGGATTTCAAAGAAATGGACTTCATTTTTTAAGCTTCTCATTACCCGCAGGAGAATCTGTATATAAAATAAGTTGTATGTAGGGTTAATGGGTTTATGAGGTATACTACAAAACAATATGGGGATGTCATCCACTAGAAACTCAGTTTATGGATTTAGAACTTTTTGAACTGGCCAAGATGAGTGTAGACCTTTAATCAAGTGAAGTCAATATAGAAAAGTTTGTATTCTGTCTCATTTTGAATCTAAAAATCTTCTAAGTTTTGCCGATATCAGTATTAATATAATTTCTCACTTTCACAATGACAGGGAAGGCAGCATTGAACCCGCAACATCATCTATGGAGTACTTCAACAAGGAGAAAACCGACTGAAGTATGATGACACACTTTGTGTAAACAGAACTGGAGGGAGCAACTTTTTGGACAACCTCCATAACTGCCCATCATTAGGCTAACAACTTTCCAGCATACACCTATTTTTGGCAAGCAGATCAGGCAGTGATTGTAACTAAGCTAGCTTACAACTAAAACAACCTATTTTCTGCAAGCTAATCCAGCAGCAACTGTAACTATGTTAACTTTAAACTATGAAAACCTATTTTTTGAACATTACCACATCTATATTAGTGGTAATGTTAGTAGGACACAATCAACATCTTCTGTTATAAATGATTTGTCATCAGAATTTACTTCTCAACTACATTCTCTATCCTTCTAAACTTTCAGATTTTATTCCAaaacccgcagcaacgcgcgggaACAAATTCTAGTAATATCTATTTGAGggttgttggtttttttttttggtcgaaaagaagaatctctctctctttctctctttgtgATTAGCTGAACATAGTGAACTACCAGTATCCcacaatatatataaattttaagGTTATCTTGCTCCCTCTCCCTTTGTTCCCTTTGATCTtggttctgtttcttttttattgttaTTGTGATTGTGGATTTCCTCTCCACGTCTGTTTGACTGTGGGTACTCCCCATGTTTGTTTGATTGTGGTTTTACCCTTCACGATTGGTTAATTGTGGGTTCTCTCCACTTTGTTTGATTGTGGGTTGCCCAGATCGTGAGTAACGGTTATTGCTGTGAATCTAAGTCAAATTCAAGGGCTTGTCTGCAACCCTGTGTTCATAAACTGAAACCTGAAGTCCTACAACCACAATTGGAATTGGGGGAGTTGGTAAAAACAGCAACGTTTTGGCGGTGATTGAAGTCATCAGGAGTGGAAATTTGTGTTTACATTTTAGGGGACGTTGCAGTCAATGATGAACATGCCAGTTTTTTCGACGGCGAGAACCAAGCCGTTGAGGCCGGGGCCGCCGACAATGATGCCATTGGTGAGGGAAGCTCGGAACTGGAcgcaaagaaaaagaagccgATCTAAGCCTCCAAACCCATATTTCAAATCCCACTTTTGCATCTAACTTAAGTCAAATTGGAGAAAAAGAAGCTCCAAATCCAAATGCCCAGGGTCATTCATATTCCATTGGTTCACCAACATATTCAAACAATGGTTCATGCTCCATGCGCGGATCAAAGAGTCCAGGGAGAggaagaaacaaataaaaagcagaaaaagaaaaagaaaaagaaaaagaaaaaagtttaatTTTTTAGTAATTTGACTAAAATATCCTTGAGATAATATATTATTTACGAGATTTCGATTGATAAGATATATGGAAATAAACAGAGTGACTAAAGTGGTAGACAATATATaacttgagtgactaaagtgatatatttgaaagttgagtgactaaagtgtcgaaCACGTCATAgttcagtgaccatttgtgatattctccca
Coding sequences within:
- the LOC133708794 gene encoding calcium-transporting ATPase 10, plasma membrane-type-like isoform X2; the protein is MSHSTGSPNQINYDVEAGSNRSGDDEQSSNVFDITRTKHASVERLRRWRQAALVLNASRRFRYTLDLKKEEEKNQTLRKIRAHAQAIRAAFLFKESVTQENGIVPPKPSCAGEFPIGQEELASISRDHNFTTLQQYGGASLPRNFFCYLTLYINEFSYSFVVSLHQVKGLGELLKTSLEKGISGSDDDLLKRKTAYGSNTYPRKKPRSFWRFLWEACQDLTLIILMVAAVASLALGIKTEGIKEGWYDGGSIAFAVLLVIVVTAISDYKQSLQFQNLNEEKRNIQIEVIRGGRRVEVSIYDLVVGDVIPLNIGDQVPADGVLITGHSLSIDESSMTGESKIVRKDSKEPFLMSGCKVADGNGIMLVTSVGINTEWGLLMASISEDTGEETPLQVRLNGVATFIGVVGLTVALLVLCVLLVRYFTGHTTNADGTSQFVAGKTKFGKAIDGAIKIVTIAVTIVVVAVPEGLPLAVTLTLAYSMRKMMADKALVRRLSACETMGSATTICSDKTGTLTLNQMTVVESCACLKKVNDSDGKPDLSPKISSLIIEGIAQNTTGNVYVPETGGDVEVTGSPTEKAILQWALKLGMNFEATRSQSSILHVFPFNSEKKRGGVAVKLPNNEVHIHWKGAAEIILASCTRYIEDNDQVVAMDDNKLMLFRKSIEDMAVGSLRCVAIAYLPYELENVPTGEQQLADWAMPADDLVLLAIVGIKDPCRPGVADAVRLCQNAGVKVRMVTGDNVQTAKAIALECGILRADSDLSELLIEGKDFRELSDRRREEVAEKISVMGRSSPNDKLLLVQALRRRGHVVAVTGDGTNDAPALHEADIGLAMGIQGTEVAKESSDIIILDDNFASVVKVVRWGRSVYANIQKFIQFQLTVNVAALVINVVAAISSGAVPLNAVQLLWVNLIMDTLGALALATEPPTNHLMDRQPVGRREPLITNIMWRNLLIQAIYQITVLLIFNFRGKSILNLEHDSTDHADKVKNTLIFNTFVLCQIFNEFNARKPDEFNIFKGITKNYLFMGIIAVTLVLQILIVEFLGKFTTTVRLNWKHWLISVVIAFISWPLAVVGKFIPVPETPFHKYFTRSPPFKFITRIFHWRRERAEGSQ
- the LOC133708794 gene encoding calcium-transporting ATPase 10, plasma membrane-type-like isoform X3, whose product is MSHSTGSPNQINYDVEAGSNRSGDDEQSSNVFDITRTKHASVERLRRWRQAALVLNASRRFRYTLDLKKEEEKNQTLRKIRAHAQAIRAAFLFKESVTQENGIVPPKPSCAGEFPIGQEELASISRDHNFTTLQQYGGVKGLGELLKTSLEKGISGSDDDLLKRKTAYGSNTYPRKKPRSFWRFLWEACQDLTLIILMVAAVASLALGIKTEGIKEGWYDGGSIAFAVLLVIVVTAISDYKQSLQFQNLNEEKRNIQIEVIRGGRRVEVSIYDLVVGDVIPLNIGDQVPADGVLITGHSLSIDESSMTGESKIVRKDSKEPFLMSGCKVADGNGIMLVTSVGINTEWGLLMASISEDTGEETPLQVRLNGVATFIGVVGLTVALLVLCVLLVRYFTGHTTNADGTSQFVAGKTKFGKAIDGAIKIVTIAVTIVVVAVPEGLPLAVTLTLAYSMRKMMADKALVRRLSACETMGSATTICSDKTGTLTLNQMTVVESCACLKKVNDSDGKPDLSPKISSLIIEGIAQNTTGNVYVPETGGDVEVTGSPTEKAILQWALKLGMNFEATRSQSSILHVFPFNSEKKRGGVAVKLPNNEVHIHWKGAAEIILASCTRYIEDNDQVVAMDDNKLMLFRKSIEDMAVGSLRCVAIAYLPYELENVPTGEQQLADWAMPADDLVLLAIVGIKDPCRPGVADAVRLCQNAGVKVRMVTGDNVQTAKAIALECGILRADSDLSELLIEGKDFRELSDRRREEVAEKISVMGRSSPNDKLLLVQALRRRGHVVAVTGDGTNDAPALHEADIGLAMGIQGTEVAKESSDIIILDDNFASVVKVVRWGRSVYANIQKFIQFQLTVNVAALVINVVAAISSGAVPLNAVQLLWVNLIMDTLGALALATEPPTNHLMDRQPVGRREPLITNIMWRNLLIQAIYQITVLLIFNFRGKSILNLEHDSTDHADKVKNTLIFNTFVLCQIFNEFNARKPDEFNIFKGITKNYLFMGIIAVTLVLQILIVEFLGKFTTTVRLNWKHWLISVVIAFISWPLAVVGKFIPVPETPFHKYFTRSPPFKFITRIFHWRRERAEVIIFDEREERGR